Within the Nitrospira sp. genome, the region CTTCGCCGGTTATGCCGCGGCTCAGGGAACTGACTAGAAACAATCCCGTATCGCCGACTTCGTCCTGCTCCGTGGCATGCCGGAGTGGGGCGAACTCCTTATGGTGGTCCACCATCTTGCTGATACCCGACACCCCACGCGCGGCGAGCGTTTTGATGGGTCCGGCGGAAATAGCGTTCACGCGGATGTTCTTCGGGCCGAGATCGTGGGCCAGGTATCGCACCGTTGCCTCGAGGGCCGCTTTGGCCACGCCCATCACATTGTAATGCGGCACGACTCGCTCGGCCCCTAGATAGGTCAGCGTCACCACCGATCCACCGTTGATCATGAGGGGGAGCGCCGCGCGCGTGAGGGCGACGAGCGAATAGGCACTGACGTCGAGCGCGGTCGCAAAGCCCTTCCGAGTGGTATTGACGAACTCGCCGGTCAATTCTTCGCGAGGGGCGAACGCCACGGAGTGCACCAGAAAATCCAACGTGCCGAACTCCTTTTGTACGGACTGCATCAGGGCGTCGATCTGTGCGTCGTCTCCCACGTCGCACGGGAAGGCTTTAGAGCCGGGTAGGCTGGCGGCCAACTCCTCGACGTTGTCTTTGAGACGGTCGCCCTGGTAGTTGAACAGCAGATGCGCGCCTTCCCTGGCCGCGGACTGTGCGATGGCCCAGGCGATGCTGTGCTTGTTGGCGACACCGACGACGAGACCCTTCTTCCCTTGCAGGACACCCATGGTGCGTCTCTCCTTCCTCACCCGGCCGCGAATGATAGCGGCTGAACATAGCATAGATCGGTCGCCGCGTGAAATCAGCTTGCCTCTCTATTGAAGGAGGCGGCATCAGGTATATAGTGGCGCCCATGGAACTGCCCCGTGGGAGACCCGTGCCTCGTCCCGTTGTCATCGATACCGATCCCGGCGTGGACGACGCGCTGGCAATTCTGCTGGCTCTGCGATCGCCTGAACTCCAGGTCGTCGGTATGACGACGGTGTCCGGAAACGTGTCGCTTCGCCTCGCGACACGGAATGTGTTTCACGTGTTGAGTCTGGCTCGGGCGACCAACATTCCGGTGGGTGTGGGGGCTGCACGTCCGTTGAAGCGGAACTTGGTCTCAGCTACCCATGTTCATGGCAGGGAAGGGCTGGGTGAGTTGGACCGTTTTACCGACGCAGACGGCCTGCCTCGGTATCATATGGTACGAGTCCCCAGGCGTCTTCCCACTGCCCTTGAAGTCTGGGAGCAGTGCGTGAACCAGAACCCACGGCATCTGATGCTGATCATGTTGGGCCCCCTGACGAACCTGGCACGCGCCCTGGAATCCCGCCCCTCTGTCGTCCGACGATTCCGCTCAATTATCGCGATGGCGGGGGCCATCGCGGTTCCGGGTAATGTCACCCCTTCCGCGGAGTTCAATGTGTACGTCGATCCCGAGGCTGCGGCTCGAGTCGTGAGGGCTCGACTGCCGTTGACCCTCGTGCCATTGGATGTCACCACACAGGTCGCCATGACACGGGCTCAAATCATCCGCCGAACCGCTCGAACGTCCGATCCCGTCTGCCGCTTTTTTGGAGATGCGACTGAGCGGGCCCTCGACTTTGCCGAACGTGTAGAAGGCCGACCGGTGTTCCCGTTTCACGATCCGTTGGCTGTGGCGACCGCCATCGATCCCTCGCTTGTTCGCTGCGCTTCGCTGCACATCTCCGTTGAGACCCAATCGGATCTCATGCGCGGGACGACACTGGCGGATCGGCGAATTCGTTCTCGAGCCGAACGGACCCCAACCAATGTCCGAGTCGCCATGCGAGTCGATGTGAGGCGGTCGCTGGGACTGATCAAGGAGCGTCTATGCCGAAGGTGTTCGTGATCGGCTCGTCCAACATCGATCTGACGGTACGGCTGGATCGACTCCCGCATCCGGGAGAAACCGTATCGGGAGGCGAGTTCTACCAGTCGTTCGGAGGAAAAGGGGCCAATCAGGCCGTAGCCGCACGGCGTAGCGGAGCCGACGTCGTGTTCGTGACGAAACTTGGGACCGATGAGAACGGCGACCGACTTGCCCAACATCTGATTGGTGAAGGCCTCCCCGCGTACGGAATTCTTCGTGATCGGCGTGAGACCACCGGCGTGGCCCTCATCGTGGTGGATGGTCACGGACGCAACCAAATCGCCGTGGCTCCAGGTAGTAATCGTTTGATCACGCCGGGGGATATTCTGCCTTACGCCTCGGTCTTCGAAGACGCTCAAGTCCTCTTGGTGCAGTTGGAAGTGCCGATTCCGGCCGTGACGCAGGCACTGACGTTGGCGAAAGCCAGTGGCGTCATAACGATGCTCAATCCGGCGCCGGCTCAGCCGTTATCTGATGCCGTCCTGGGCTTGGTCAACGTGCTGACGCCCAATGAAACCGAGATCGTCACGCTGACTGGGGAGACCGATTCTCTGGCCGGCGCCCGTGCCCTACTCAGACGAGGCGTCGAAACTGTCGTGGTGACCCTCGGGGAACACGGGGTCCTTTGTGTGAACAAAGAGGGTGAGCGGCGATATTCGGCGTTCTCCGTGCAGGCCGTCGATACGACTGGCGCGGGCGATGCCTTCAACGGTGCCCTGGGATCGGCCTTAGCGACCGGATGGAGCCTGGAAGAAAGCATTCGATTCGCTTCCGCGGCCGGAGCCTTGGCGACGACCAAGCGTGGAGCTCAGTCATCGCTGCCCACTCGATCGGAAATCGATCAGTTTCTGGATCGATACTCAGCGGCGACATGAACTCAAGGATGTCTTGGAGCGACCAAGAATTGAATCGTTGCAATCAATGGGATCGACCTTCCAATCGGCCAACCGATCACCTCCACCTTCGCCCATTCGAGGGGGGGGCCCTCCTTTGAGGCATTGAGACGATCGCTCAAAGTCGGCCATAAGTAGACCCTCATGGGTCTCATCCGAACTTATCATTATGATATGGTGATGCATGAAGAAGATCTTGAGTTTCAGCGATGATCTCACCCAGGACGAAGTCGAGCACCTCACGACGCTTCTGATCTATCACTTGGTCGAACAGTGCGGCGGTCGCGTGAGCTTTACGACCGAGGATGCGTCAAACACCCTCGCCGGACTGGAGACCAAGATGGTGCACATGCAGATTGGCAAGGATATTACCCTTCGCATTGTGACTCGGCCACCCGAGCTCCAAGACTCGCCCACTGCTCATTCCTGACCTGTAAGATCCCTCGCCTCTCGTGCGACAATGAAGCGAGATGGATGGATTCTCTTTACGCAACTGAGAGGTGTGCCATGAGGGGATATCGCATGCTGGCGTTACTGGTCTTTGCCGTGGCTATTTTCAGCGGGCTGCGGCCTGGTGTGACCATTTCGGCCGAGCCGCCATCGGTAGAAAAGGGCATCTTTGCAGGTGGATGCTTCTGGTGTATGGAGGAGGCGTTCGAAGAGGTACCAGGAGTCCAGTCTGTCGTGTCAGGCTATACGGGCGGTGTACAGCCCAACCCCACCTATGAACAAGTTTCGGCGGGCGGTACTGGCCACGCCGAATCTGTGGAGGTGACGTTCGATCCGGCCATGGTGAGTTACGAAAAGCTGCTCGATGTCTTCTGGCGCAACGTCGATCCCACTACCCCAGATCGACAGTTTTGCGATAGAGGCACGCAGTACCGGCCGGCAATCTTTTATCGAAACGACGGACAGAAGGAGCTGGCGGAAGCCTCGCGACGCCGAATTGAAGAGACAAAGACGTTCCAGGATGCGCTTCGGGTCGAGATCGCGCCGGCCTCGACCTTTTACCAGGCCGAGGAGTACCATCAGAATTTTTACAAGCGCAATCCGATTCGGTACAAGTTCTACAAGTTCAACTGCGGCCGTGCCAAGCGGTTGGAGGAATTGTGGGGCGCGAAGGCGGGATGATCATGAAATCGGTTACCGAGCTTGACGCGCGCGCATGCTCCTGAGTGTATCTTGAATTTCAATAACGAAATCGGGGAGGCGTTGCGTACGAGCCAGCTGCAAGGCCTCCGACGCCAAATCGATGGCTTGACCGTGCATGCCCCGTGCGCAGTAACTTTTTGCGAGATTCAGCCGTGCGTTCACCGATGCCGGCGCCCGGGCGATGACCCAGCGTAGGAGTTCTTCACCTTTCTCGGTGTCCCCTCCCAGCAGCGTCGGCAGCCGGATGAGAAACGTGCCCTTGGCGGATAACGCATCGAGATGATCGGGATCCAATTCGAGAGTACGCTCCAATTCGCGCATCATGCGTCTGTACCCGAAGAGCGACGTCAAATTCTCCCCGTCAATCCGCAACTGTTCTCCCAACGTGCAAAACAGTGCGAAGTGAGCTGTGGGGTATCGCTCATCCAGTGCGATAGCCCGCTCCGCCAACTGCTGACTCTGTTCGAAGTGTTGGAGGCGTGTCTCCCTCTCGCGAGCTGCCCGTCCATATTCGCACTCGCGGATCGACGCACGCGTGAGTGCCTCCACCGACTCCGTTGCGGAGCTGTTTCCCGGAAGGACGACCCCGATGAGGCCACCTATCACGCTCATGATAAGGCAGGAACATAGTATTCGCATGATCGTCAACTAACTTCTCCAATGAGCCAATTTCAGTATAAAGCAAACCATATGCCTCGCCTAGCTACAAATTCGGCTGAGCGGGTTGTCGCCGGAGGGCCCGACGCAGTCGTCGAAATCCCGACAAGATTTGCGCATAGGTGAAGTGAGCGTTTCGGCCGCTCGGATTCGGGAGGACAAAAACTCGTGCTCCGTCAAGTAGTTCACGCTGCCAAGCCATTTTGATCTCGCGCCGCCGGTTGCCTGCGCCCCCAGCAAACAGGCCACCATAGGCATGGCGTCCGAGGAGTGCGGAGGCCACGGTGAAGCCGAGCAGGACCACGATCTTTGGCCGGTAGCGACGGATCTTACGCAAGAGTTCCCGCCGGCCGTCCCGTAGCTCCCTTGTCGATAACCCACTGCTTCCCGCCGTGGCGCGCGAGGCCAGGTTGGTGAGACCGTACCCCCACGTGGGCAGACGCCAATCGTCTCGATACGTGACTGCCTGGGGGACCAATTTACTGTCTGCCAGGAGCCTCCAAAAGCGGTTCGACGGCCCGGCATAGTGATGACCGACGGAGGCGGACTTCAGGCCTGGATTGATTCCGACAAAGAGCACAGGTAGTCCCTTTCTCACGTGGTCAGGAAGTCTTGGAAGCATACGAGGAGAAGCAATGTAGGGTACGGCGGTGCCTACATCCTTGTCTCTTTGCAACGGGCCCGTTCCGGAGCGAATCACTGGGGCAGTCTAGCATTTCAACCGCCACTATTGGGCCCCAGGGTCCCTGTAGGGCAGCTCCTTCGATGCGAATTTATCCCGCATAAGCTGTTGAAAGATCATTATGGCGGCAGCCATTCGTCCATGGCATTCCCCTTGCTCAACGATTTCGACCGAGCGGAGTGCTCAACGCCTCGTGAAGAGGCGACCGTATAACAACCTTTAAGGGGGTGAATTCACTATGAAGCGCATCCTGATGTCAGTCATGGCAGCGGCTATGTTGGTGACCTTTTCGGCTCCGTCGTTTGCGATGATGGATGAGGGCAAGAAGAAGAAGAAAGAGGGCGGACACGTCGTCATGCTCGGCGAAGAGAAGAACGAGGGCGGTAAGCTTTTCGGCGACAAGAAAAAGAAGGATGAGGGTAAGCTCTTCGGCGATAAGAAGAAGAAGGACGAGGGCAAGCTCTTCGGAGAAGAGAAGAAGAAGAAGGGCAAGTAAGGTCCCTGCTGGTTCGACCAAACTGGCCCCCTGTAAGGGGGCCAGTTTTTTTGTCTCCTCCCAGGTTCGCCTCGCACTTTCCTCGCCAGCACCGCTGTGGTATGTAATCAGGGTTTCTTCGAACACTCGACTCGCTCGTACTGTTTCTCCTCCCCGTGTGTTGCCCGACGGGGTCTCGAACATGAAAATTCTCCTGGCGACTGTCGCGCTCGTTCTCTTACTCGTGCTCACACTCCTGGCGCTTCCTTTCCTTGTAGACCTCAATAAATACGTCACGCAATACAAGCCTCAACTCGAGGAAGCATTGGGGCGATCCATCGAACTGGAAGACGTCCGGCTGACGATCTGGCCCCGCCTCGGCGCGCGCATTGGTGGGTTTGCCATCATGGAAGATCCCAGGTTCGGCACCAAGCCCTTCGCCTCCTTTGCTTCGTTGGATGTCGGGGTCAAGCTGTGGCCGCTCTTGAAGGGACGGATCGAAGTAGAGGAAATTTCGTTGCGCGCTCCGGTTATTACCGTCATTAAGGATCAGCAGGGCGTTCTCAACGTGTCCTCGATTGGGCCGAAACGTCCCCCTGATTCGGCCGCGACCTCTCCGCAGACTCCCTCTCAGCCGCAGGGAGGGGCATTACGAGCGCTCGCATTGCTGGCTGTCGAACGGGTCATGCTGACCGACGGTCAGTTGACCTACCGAGATTTGGCGGCCGCACCCATTCCCACTGAGTATGTGCTCCACGATCTGGAGGCACGGCTGGCAGAGGTTCAACTCGGTCATGTCGCAACAGTCTATCTTCGAGCGGTCGTCCAGCCCGTCGATCTGCCTGTAACCTTGGACGGGGTCGTTGGACCGCTGAAGGAATCCGGTGAGCTGGAGCGTGTGGACGTGGAGCTGGGTTTGGGAAAGACGGTCCTTGCGCTGAAAGGCAGTCTCAAAGGGGGGCGGGCTCAGGTGACCCTCGCGTCGCCGATGATCAATTCCACGGATCTTCCCGCTCACGTTCCGCTGACGAAGCCGTTCACCGTGAATAACCTACGCGTGCATGTGGAACTGCCCTCTCCAATGCCAATGGGTGCATCTCCGCTCGACGTGGTCACCATTGAGCCCCTCAAGATGGACGTGGCCATGGGAGGCTCAATGCTGTCGCTCGCAGGCGCCGTGACGAACCGTCGTGCGAAGGTCTCGATTTACTCCGATTCAGTCAGCACGGCCGATCTGCCGTTGCAATTGAATCTGGCGAAACCCGTACTCGTCAAGAAGCTCAGGATCGAGGCAGAAGCGCCGGTTCCCCTACGCGACGGAATCTCTCCCCTGGATCAGATCACCGTGAAACCAGTGGAGCTGGAGGCGGCGATGGGGCGGTCCACCGTGGCGGTTCGCGGAAGTGCCGTCGATGGCGAGGTCAACGTGGAGGCGACCACCCCGCTGCTTCGCACGGGAGACCTGCCTATTTCGATCGCGGCCCTTCAGGAATCGGTCGAGCTGAAAAACGTGCGCTTGGCGGCGCACATGAAAGGTCAGCGAATTCGCCTGACGAATCTGTCGCTGGGTCTGTTCGATGGACAGCTCCACGGTCAAGGCGGCGTGACGGCGAACGCGACGCCTGTTCCCTTCGACGGAACCATAGCATTGAAGCGTATTCAGCTGGAGCCCATGATGAAAGCTCTTGGTGTAGGCGCCGTCCGGCTCAGTGGAACGGCCGATGTCGACGTCTCCGCTCGCGGACGCGGATTCTCCATGCCGGACTTGACACGCACGCTTGAGGGATCTGCTCGTCTTGATATGGCCGACGGTACGCTCGAAGGGATCAACCTGACGCGGGAAGTCGCCGCGTTGTTCAAGGTGGCGGGGATATCTCCAGATGCCGTAAAGATGACCGTTATTTCCACCCTCCAGGCCACGCTCGGAGTCAAACAGGGGGTGGCAACGGTACGCAACCTGCTCCTGGATGGTCCAGAGGTGCGGGCCACTGGTCGAGGGACCGTCGGCTTCGATCAAACCGTAGACCTGAAAGTCGACGTGGCCCTGTCACAAGCGTTGAGCCAGAAGATAGCTGCCGCGCCTCTGGCACGATTGGCGATGCGCGGTGGCCGATTGACCGTCCCGGTCTTGATCGGCGGAACCCTCCAATCTCCGACGTATGCATTGGATGCCACGGAAATCAGCGGTAAAGTTCAAGAACAGATCCAAAAGCAGATCGAGGAGCGCGTGCAGCAGGAGTCCGAGAAGCTGCTCAAAGAAAAGTCCGGTGAGGCCATTCGAAAGGGAACGGAGTCTCTGAAACGGTTATTTGGCCAATAGCCGGACGTCCAAGGTTCGGTGCCGACCCAGCCCGCCCCCTGTTGTGCCGTTACGTAGGCGGTGGTAGGATCACGCCGTCCTGGCCTTAACAGACCGGAACGACTGCAGGTGAGCCCCGTCACCTTGCGCCTGTTTGAGCGACCGGTCGGTTGAGGGTGCGGGCGGCGCACGGCAATGTGCACGAGTTTCAACGTTCGTGATATCGACGCCTGCTCGGGCGGAGGAAGTTCTCCTGCCTTGTCCGCGTTCGAGCAGAGGGATGTCTAGCCTCGCATCAGGTTGGTGATGGTGAAACCGAACCGGTCGGGCTCTATCACATCCTCCGACGATCTGTTCGCTCCAATCTATGAGGAGATCTTTCGTCGCGCTCAAGAGGCGATTGCACTCCTCGATGCTGACGGGCGGTACATAGAGCAAAATCAAGCCCACGTCCTCCTGTTCGGATTCGCCGACCGCGAACTGGTTGGCCAGACCCCTGCCCAGCAATTCGGCGAGAGCGTGTTCTTGCCCATCATGCAGGACTTGATGCGAGCCGGCCACTATCGAGGCGAGGTCGTGTCGTCGACCAAAAGCGGGAAGCCGCTGGCACTCGAGGTCACGGCCTACAGCATAGCCGGCCTCGAACCGTCTGGCCGACAGTGGGTCTGGATCTGTCGCGACATCACGCCGAGCCGACGAGTCGAAGAAGCGCTGCGCATCTCCCAACAAGTCGTCGAAGCGACGCCATCGCCGATTCTGGTCGTTGGACCTGATGATCGATGCAGATGGGTCAATCCCGCCTTCCGTATCCTCTTTCGACTGATGGAACGGGACATCGTCGGGCGACCCCTTCGGGACGTGCCGGGCTTGGGCAATTTCATCCACCATGTGCGAGCCGCTCTCGATCGGTGCTTGACCGGCGAGGAGAGCACGCAGGACGGGTGGGTCGATTGCTCCAGCGCTGAGCGCCGCTATCTGACTTGCACCCATACACCGCTTCGAGCCACCTCCGGAGTCATCGAAGGCGCGGCAATCATTGTCCGTGATGTCACACCGCTCAAACTTGCCAGCGAGGCGCACAATCGGCGCGCCGAGCAACTTCGCATGCAGCAAGCCGCGCTGTTTACGTTGGCCAAGGATGAGGCGGTGCAGAACGGCTATCTGGGAGACGCATTTCGGGCCATCACCGAGAGCGCCGCGCATACGTTGGATGTCGGGCGGGTAGCCGTGTGGATGTTCGCCGAAGAGCGGGGCATGTTGGAATTGCGTGATCTC harbors:
- a CDS encoding enoyl-[acyl-carrier-protein] reductase [NADH], which translates into the protein MGVLQGKKGLVVGVANKHSIAWAIAQSAAREGAHLLFNYQGDRLKDNVEELAASLPGSKAFPCDVGDDAQIDALMQSVQKEFGTLDFLVHSVAFAPREELTGEFVNTTRKGFATALDVSAYSLVALTRAALPLMINGGSVVTLTYLGAERVVPHYNVMGVAKAALEATVRYLAHDLGPKNIRVNAISAGPIKTLAARGVSGISKMVDHHKEFAPLRHATEQDEVGDTGLFLVSSLSRGITGEVIYVDGGYHILGSLAASE
- the rbsK gene encoding ribokinase; the encoded protein is MPKVFVIGSSNIDLTVRLDRLPHPGETVSGGEFYQSFGGKGANQAVAARRSGADVVFVTKLGTDENGDRLAQHLIGEGLPAYGILRDRRETTGVALIVVDGHGRNQIAVAPGSNRLITPGDILPYASVFEDAQVLLVQLEVPIPAVTQALTLAKASGVITMLNPAPAQPLSDAVLGLVNVLTPNETEIVTLTGETDSLAGARALLRRGVETVVVTLGEHGVLCVNKEGERRYSAFSVQAVDTTGAGDAFNGALGSALATGWSLEESIRFASAAGALATTKRGAQSSLPTRSEIDQFLDRYSAAT
- the msrA gene encoding peptide methionine sulfoxide reductase MsrA, which translates into the protein MLALLVFAVAIFSGLRPGVTISAEPPSVEKGIFAGGCFWCMEEAFEEVPGVQSVVSGYTGGVQPNPTYEQVSAGGTGHAESVEVTFDPAMVSYEKLLDVFWRNVDPTTPDRQFCDRGTQYRPAIFYRNDGQKELAEASRRRIEETKTFQDALRVEIAPASTFYQAEEYHQNFYKRNPIRYKFYKFNCGRAKRLEELWGAKAG
- a CDS encoding mismatch-specific DNA-glycosylase, encoding MLFVGINPGLKSASVGHHYAGPSNRFWRLLADSKLVPQAVTYRDDWRLPTWGYGLTNLASRATAGSSGLSTRELRDGRRELLRKIRRYRPKIVVLLGFTVASALLGRHAYGGLFAGGAGNRRREIKMAWQRELLDGARVFVLPNPSGRNAHFTYAQILSGFRRLRRALRRQPAQPNL
- a CDS encoding cell envelope biogenesis protein AsmA; translated protein: MKILLATVALVLLLVLTLLALPFLVDLNKYVTQYKPQLEEALGRSIELEDVRLTIWPRLGARIGGFAIMEDPRFGTKPFASFASLDVGVKLWPLLKGRIEVEEISLRAPVITVIKDQQGVLNVSSIGPKRPPDSAATSPQTPSQPQGGALRALALLAVERVMLTDGQLTYRDLAAAPIPTEYVLHDLEARLAEVQLGHVATVYLRAVVQPVDLPVTLDGVVGPLKESGELERVDVELGLGKTVLALKGSLKGGRAQVTLASPMINSTDLPAHVPLTKPFTVNNLRVHVELPSPMPMGASPLDVVTIEPLKMDVAMGGSMLSLAGAVTNRRAKVSIYSDSVSTADLPLQLNLAKPVLVKKLRIEAEAPVPLRDGISPLDQITVKPVELEAAMGRSTVAVRGSAVDGEVNVEATTPLLRTGDLPISIAALQESVELKNVRLAAHMKGQRIRLTNLSLGLFDGQLHGQGGVTANATPVPFDGTIALKRIQLEPMMKALGVGAVRLSGTADVDVSARGRGFSMPDLTRTLEGSARLDMADGTLEGINLTREVAALFKVAGISPDAVKMTVISTLQATLGVKQGVATVRNLLLDGPEVRATGRGTVGFDQTVDLKVDVALSQALSQKIAAAPLARLAMRGGRLTVPVLIGGTLQSPTYALDATEISGKVQEQIQKQIEERVQQESEKLLKEKSGEAIRKGTESLKRLFGQ